Below is a window of Myxococcus guangdongensis DNA.
TGGGAGTCGCAACGGCTGGCGAGGGGCTGGCTTCGTCACGGCTGCCCTCTTTCCCGGAAAGGCCGAAACGGTATGGTGCGCCGCCAGTCACGCCGGGGGGAAGACCCTGGCGCTTCTCGCTGGCGACGAGCCGGCACTCGCAGGAGTCGTACCCCGCATGGCCCTCTACCCCGTCATCATGGCCGGTGGCTCCGGCACGCGCTTCTGGCCGCTGTCCCGGCAGGCGCGCCCCAAGCAGTTCCTCCCGCTCGCCTCGAAGCTGCCGCTCATCACCGACACGGCCCAGCGCCTCAAGGGCCTGGCCACGGTGAAGAACACCTTCATCGTGTGTGGCCCGCTGCACGCGAAGGCCGCCCTGAAGCTGGTGAAGGGCCTGCCCAAGCCCAACCTCCTGGTGGAGCCCGTGGCCCGCAACACCGCGCCCGCCATCGCGCTCGCCGCGGTGCAGGTGGCCGCCCGCGACCCGAAGGGCGTCATGGTGGTGCTGCCCTCCGACCACCACGTGGCCGACGTGCCGGGTTTCAAGCGCGTGCTGGAGCAGGCCGCGCGCATCGCCGAAGGGGGCCACATCGTCACCCTGGGCATCCAGCCCAACCGCCCGGAGACGGGCTACGGCTACATCCAGGTGGGCGACGCGCTGGGGGGCGGTGGCCGCGCGGTGAAGGCGTTCAAGGAGAAGCCCGACACGGACACGGCGAAGGCCTACGTGTCGTCGGGTGAGTACCTGTGGAACGGCGGCATCTTCGTCTTCCGCGCGGACGTCATCCTGGCCGCCTTCGCGCAGCACATGCCGGAGATGAAGAAGGGCCTCAAGGCGCTCAGTGACGCCGCCGGCAAGCGCACCTTCGGCGCGGTGCTCAAGAAGGTGTTCCCCAAGCTGCCCTCCATCTCCATCGACTACGGCGTGATGGAGAAGGCCTCCAACATCGCGGTGCTGCCGGGGGACTTCGGCTGGTCGGACGTCGGCTCCTTCGCGGCCATCCCCGAGGTGCGCCCCGCCGACGCGCACGGCAACGTCATCTCCGGCGACCTGGCCGTCGTGGTGGACTGCAAGGGCTGCATCGTCCTCGCCGACAAGCGCCCGCTGTCCGTCGTGGGCCTCACCGACGTGGTGGTGGTGGACTCCGGCGACGCGGTGCTGGTGGTGCCCCGCGAGAAGAGCCAGGACGTGCGCAAGGTGGTCGAGGCCCTCAAGGCCCGCAAGCTGCAGAAGTACCTGTAGGCCAAGGCGCCTGGTGTGCGCTGGAGAAACTTCCGACCCCGGGGCTGAAAGAACTTCCGCTCCGTGGGTAACGGGGTTCCCTGCTTTCTCGTCCTAGCGGGAGGTTGTCCTGTCCAGTCGCTGACGAAGGGGCGGGTGCACGCGGGTTGCAGGGCCGTCGCCGCCCACCCCATCTCGGGGTGGACGGGGCGGAGCTCGAACATGGCTTGCAGTCACTGCGCGGTGGAGCATCCGGTGGGGTCGGTGTGTCCTCGAGCGCCGTCCCTGGAGGGGCAGCGGCATGGCCCGCTGGTGCTGGGCGCGCCGTTGGGCTCGGGGGCGTTGGGCACGGTGTACCTGGCGGAGCACACGCCCACGGGGCACCGCTTCGCGGTGAAGGTGCTGCACCCGCACCTGGCGGCCCAGCCGGTGGTGCGCTCGCGCTTCCTCATGGAGGCCCGCGCGCTGCGCTCGCTCAAGCACCGCCATGTCGCGCGGGTGCTGGACGCGCGCCTCGGCCCCGCGGGGCTGCCGTGCATGCTGATGGAGCACGCGGAAGGGGAGCCCTTCTCGAAGCTGCCCATGCCGCTGGCTCCCGCGGAGGTGGTGCTGGTGCTGGCCCAGGCGCTGTGCGCGCTGGAGGTCGCCCACGCGCAGGGCCGCGTGCACGGTGGACTGAGCGCGGACAGCCTGGTGCTGACGTGGGATTCGCGCGGGGAGCGGCGGGTGAAGGTGCTGGGCTTCGGCTCGCGCGAGGTGCTCACCGCCAGCCTGTCCCGCGAGGAGCGCGCGTGCGGCATGGTGGTGGGCTCGCCCGCGTTCCTCGCGCCGGAGCAGTGGGCGCAGGACGCGGTGGACGGGCGCACGGACATCTACGCCTTGGGCGTGGTGGGCTACCTGCTGGCCACGGGTCGGCTGCCCTTCGGCTTCGGACGCGTGGGGGCGCTGTCGCCCGCGGCGCCGCATGAGCTCAACCCTCGCGTGCCGCGCGCGCTGTCGGACGTGCTGCTGCGCGCGCTGTCGCAGCGCCCCTCAGAGCGGTACCCGGACGCGGTCTGTTTCCGGGAGGCGCTGCTGGACAGCCAGGGCATCGGCCGGGTGCGGCCCGCGCCCCCGCAGCGCACGCGCACGTCGCGGGGGAGCATCTCCCTCTTCGGCCACATCCTCCCGGAGGACGACGCCACGCCGCTGCACCGCGCGCTGCGCGAGGTCGCCTACGAGCAGGTGCCGACGGCCGAGCTGACGCCGCCGAAGATGGAGTCGCCCCGGGGGCTGCTCGTGCGGCTGGGGCTGGCCACGGACGCGGAGCTGGTGCCCGTGCGCCTGGGTGACGTGACGGTGGATGGCTTCTTCGCCACGTGGGCGGGGGTGCTGCCTCCGCTCGCCTCGCAGCTCCCGGTGGAGCTGACGTTCCGGGGCCGCAAGGTGGCGTGCGACTGCGACGTGGTCCGCCATGTCACGCGCGAGGAGGCGCGGACGTGGAACGGTGAGTCGGGGCTGCACGTGCAGTTCGCGGGGGACGCGGCGCGGGAGCTGCTGGCGCACGCGCTCGGGTTGGGCAAGGGCCCGAGCGCGCTGGAGGCGGAGCCGGTGCCGGACGCGGAGCTGGCCCGGGTGCTGTCGCGCGCGGCGGTGGTGGAGAAGGACCCGTACGCGCTGCTCGGCGCGCTGCCGCACGAGGACTTCGAGGCGGTGCGCCGCCGCGCCACCTCGGCGCTGCGCCGGCTGAACCTCTTCCGTCAGCGCACCCTGCCGTTGGGACAGCGTCAGGCGCTGGAGGCGCTGCTGCGCCGCGTGGAGGCGGCGGGCCGCATGCTGGGCGACGCGGTGTCACGCGCCGGTTACGACGCCACGCGGGGGAACCTCGCGGGGGTCGCCCGCTGCCTCGACGCGGGGCTGGCGGACGAGCAGGCGGAGGTGATGCGCGGCGCCTTCCTCGCGGCGCGTCCGCTGGCGGAGTCGCGGGCCCGGGCGCTCTTCACGCAGGGCCATGCGCTGGAGGTCCGCGGCCAGCACGACGCGGCCCTGGAGCGCTACGCGGAGGCGCTGGCGTTGGACCCGCTCAACGCCTCCTGGCTGCGCCACTACCAGGCCCTGCGCGGGCAGGCGCGCCACGAGGTGCCGCTCTCCGTCGAGGGCGCGGGCGTGGAGGCCGTTGCGCACTGAAGGCCGGGGCACGCCAGGACGGGGCCCACTCGAACTTCTCCGACCCATGAGGGCTTGCCTGGAGGGCTTTCGCCCCAGGAGGCGGACCCACCCGGAGCGCACGCTCCTCCCTCGGCAGAGGGAGCCAGGCGCCTCGGCCGCCCGACAGCCGGGCGGGTGCGGGGGTTGATTGGCACCCCAGGGATTCACAGGGGCGCCGAGGGGGCAGCGTTCAGCAGGCCGCGCAGTCCCCCTGTCGGGTGCCGGGAACCATCGCGCTCGTGTAGAGTCCGCCGCCCTCTGTCATGCCCTCCGGTTCCAAGCGGAGGGCGGGGACACCTTCATGAACGCGCATATCTTCCGCGAGTACGACATCCGGGGTCTGGTGGACAAGGACCTCACGGCCGAAGTGGTGGAGCTCCTGGGCAAGGGCCTGGGCACCATCATCCGCCGCAACGGCGGCCGCTTCATCGCCGTGGGCCGCGACTGCCGCGAGTCCTCCACCCGCTTCCGCGACTCGCTCTGTGCCGGCCTGACGTCCACGGGCCTCAACGTCTTCGACGTGGGCGTGGTGCCCACGCCGCTGACCTACTTCGCCGCCAACACCCTGCCGGTGGATGGCCTGGCCATGATTACCGGCAGCCACAACCCGCCCGAGTACAACGGCTTCAAGATTGGCGCGGGCAAGACGACCTTCCACAGCCACGAAATCCAGGCGCTGCGCCGCCTCATCGAGGCGCGTGACTTCGAGGTCTCCGCGACGCCCGGCACCGTGACGCCGTTCGACATCATCACCCCCTACAACCACTTCGTCCGCCAGACGGTGAAGGTGGGTCGCAAGGGGATGAAGATCGTCATCGACGCGGGCAACGGCACCGGCGGCGCCATCGCCGTCCCGCTGTTCGAGAGCATGGGCTTCGACGTGGTGCCCCTGTTCTGCGAGATGGACGCGACGTTCCCCAACCACCACCCGGACCCCACGGTGGTGGAGAACCTCCAGGACCTCATCGCCGCGGTGAAGCGCGAGAAGGCCGAGGTGGGCATCGCCTACGACGGCGACAGCGACCGCATCGGCGTCATCGACGACCAGGGCAACATCCTCTGGGGCGACCAGCTCATGGTCCTCTTCAGCCGCTACGTGCTCAAGGACAGCCCGGGCGCGGCCATCGTCGGCGAAGTCAAGTGCAGCTACACGCTGTACGACGACATCGCCAAGCGCGGCGGCAAGCCCGTGATGTGGAAGGCGGGCCACTCGCTCATCAAGGCGAAGATGAAGGAGGAGCACGCGGAGCTGGCCGGTGAGATGAGCGGCCACATCTTCTTCAAGAACCGCTACTTCGGCTTCGACGACGCGGTGTACTCGTCCGCGCGCCTGCTGGAAATCCTCACCCACGAGAAGCAGAAGATGTCGGAGCTGCTCGCGGACGTGCCGAAGACGTACGCCAGCCCCGAGCTGCGCTTCGACACGAAGGAGGAGAAGAAGTTCGAGATGGTCAAGCGCGCCACGGAGACGCTGCGCGCGGCGGGCCACGACATCATCGACGTGGACGGCGTGCGCGTGACGTTCCCCGACGGCTGGGGCCTCATCCGCGCCTCCAACACCCAGCCCATCCTGGTGCTGCGCTTCGAGGCCAACACGCCCGAGCGCCTCAAGGAGATTCAAGCCCTCATCGAGGGCACCGTGGCCCAGGTGCAGCGCGAGGTGGGAGGGTGAGCGCACCTCGCATCCTGGCCATCGCGGGCAGCCTGCGCACCGGCGGTTTCAACCAGAAGCTCCTGGCGCTGGGCGTGGAGAAGGCCCGCGCGCTCGGCGCCGACGTGGACGTGGTCGACTTGAAGACGCTGGGCGTGCCGCTCTACGACGGTGACGTGGAGGCCCAGGGGATGCCCCCGAGCGTCGTCGCCCTGCGCGAGCGGGTGGCGAAGGCCCAGGGCTTCCTCATCTCGAGCCCCGAGTACAACTCGTCGATTCCGGGCGGCCTGAAGAACACCATCGACTGGGCGTCGCGCGCGCCCGGCCGGCTGTTCCAGGGCAAGTGGACCGCCCTCATGGGCGCCAGCCCCGGCAACTTCGGCACCGCGCGCATGCAGCCGCACCTGCGGCAGGTGATGTCGTCGGTGGGCGCGCTGGTGCTGCCCACGCAGGTGCACCTGGCGCGGGCCGCGGAGGCCTTCACGCCGGAGGGCCGGTTCAAGGACGACGCGCGGCAGCAGGAAGTCGAGGCGCTGGTGACCGAGCTGGTCCAGCGCGTGAAAGGCTAGAGGGAACACCGCCATGCCGACGTTGGGAATCGACCTGGGGGGGACGTTCGCTCGAGCCGCCGTGGTGGACGAGGCGGGGAAGATGCTCGCGTCGACCAAGGTGGCGCTCGACGAGCGCAGCCCGTCCGGGGTGGTGGAGACCATCGCCAGGGCCGCCTCGGAGGCGGTGAAGTCCGCGGGCGTGCCGGTGGACGGCTGCGGCGTGGGCGCGGCCGCGCAGATCCACAAGGACTCGGGGGTGCTGTCGGTGGCCCCCAACCTGGGCTGGCGCAACGTGCCGCTGGGCCAGATGCTCACCGACCGGCTGAAGCAGCCGGTGAAGGTGGTGAATGACTTGTCCGCCGCCGCGTGGGGTGAGCTGCACGCGGGCGCGGGCCGTGGCGCGCAGGACCTGCTGGTGGTGTTCGTCGGCTCGGGCGTGGGCAGCGCCATCGTCGCCGGCGGGCGCCTGCTGGAGGGCGCGGGCGGCGTGGCGGCCGAGCTGGGCCACATCAAGGTCGTCCCCGACGGGCGGCGCTGCGGCTGCGGCGAGCAGGGCTGCCTGGAGGCGTACACCGGGGGCCACAACCTCATCGCGCAGTCGAAGGAGCTGCTCGTCGCGGGCCGCGCCCCGGTGCTGGCGAAGCTGGTGGAGGACGACGCCTCCAGGCTGACGCCGGTGTCGCTGGAGCAGGCGGCGGAAGCAGGCGACGAGGCCGCTCGGGAGGTGTATGAGCGGGCCGCCCGGTTCCTGGCGTTGGCGGTGGCCAACCAGGTGACGGTGTTGAACCCGGCGAGGCTCATCCTGGGCGGTGGGGTGTTGAACCACTGCCCTGGCATGCGGCGCCGGGTGTTGGACGGTGTGAGGGCGTGGGCGTCCCAGACGTCCCGCGAGGGGTTGCTCATCGCCGACGCGGAGCTCGGCGACGACAGCGGCCTCATTGGTGCGGCACTGCTGGCCGCGTGACGTGAGAGGAGTGCAGTGATGGCCGAGTTCAAGGACCAGGTCACCTACCGTGGGAAGCCGGTGACGCTGGAGGGCGACAGGCAGGTGCAGGTGGGCGACCTCGCGCCCGACTTCACCGTGTACAAGGGCTTCTACGAGTCCCACCGCCTGTCGGAGCTCAAGGGGCAGGTGGTGGTGTTGAGCGTGGCGCCGAGCGTGGACACCAAGGTCTGCGCCATCCAGCTGCGCATGTTCAACCAGCAGGCGACGCAGCTGGGGCCGGACGTGAAGGTCTGGTACCTGAGCCTGGACCTGCCCTTCGCCCTCAACCGCTTCAGCGCGGCCGAGGGCATCCAGAACGTGGCGGTGCTGTCGGACTACAAGGACCGGGACTTCGCGCGGAAGTATGGCCTGTACATGAAGGAGCTGGGCCTGCTCGCGCGCAGCACCTTCGTGGTGGACCGCGAGGGCCGGGTGGTGTTCCGCGAGGTGGTCCCGGAGATGATGCACGAGCCGGACTACGACGCCGCGCTGGAGGCGGTGCGCAAGGCGCTCTGAGGCACGCCTCGCGCCGCACCCGTCGGGACGCTCAGGCGGGCACCATGCGGGCCTGCTTGAGGGCCATCAGCTGCAGGCAACTGAAGACGGCCACGGCCACGGCCTGCACGACGATGAAGGCCACGCCCCAGACGGTGGGCTGCACCCATCCCGAGGCGAGCAGCCCCAGGCTGTCCACCGTCCACAGCACGTTGGCGCCGATGATGGCCCAGATGAGCCCCCGGGGGACGAGGGGCCGGTTGGCCAGGAACACGAGCAGCGCGGCGAAGGGCAGCAGGCTGAAGCCCGCCGAGCGCAGCAGCGTGACGGGCAGGCCCAGGAGCTCGCTCAGGGGCTGGGCGGCGAAGAACATCAGCGCCCCGGTGGCGCCGCTGATGAGTCCGTCGGCGAGCAGGATGTGGCCCAGGAAGGTGCGCGACGCGGGAATGGCACTCATGGTGGTGTCCTCGGAATCGCGGCGCCGGGGAATCCGGCCGCCGTCTGGGGACACAAATTGCGCGCCGGCCCCGCGTGAGTCGATTACGCGGGAGGTAATTGGAAGGCTTCCCCGTCGTTCCTAGGGTCAGGGGCATGATGATGCCGAGCCGTCCGGTGGGAGAGTTGCTGCGCGAGTGGCGTCAGCGCCGCAGCCTGAGTCAGCTGGACCTGGCGTGCCGCGCGGAGGTGTCCGCCCGACACGTGAGCTTCCTGGAGACGGGCCGCTCCACGCCGAGCCGGGACATGCTGCTGCACCTGGCCGAGGAGCTGGACGTCCCGCTGCGCGAGCGCAACACGCTGCTCATGGCGGCGGGCTTCGCGCCGGTCTATTCGGAGAACGAGCTGGACGGGCCGCGCATGACGGCGGCGCGCGAGGCGGTGGAGCTGGTGCTCTCCGGACACGAGCCCTACCCGGCGCTCGCGGTGGACCGTCACTGGCACCTCGTCACCGCCAACCGCGCGGTGGGGGTGCTCCTGGAGGGCATCCCCGGCGAGCTGCTCCAGCCTCCCGTCAACGTGCTGCGGCTGAGCCTGCACCCGGACGGCCTGGGTCGGCGCATCCTCAACCTGGAGCAGTGGCGCACGCACGTGCTGGCGCGGCTGCAGCGCCAGGTGTCGACCACCGCGGACGCGACGCTGGCGGAGCTGCTGGAGGAGCTGCGGGGCATGGGGCCCGTGCCGGACGGCGCGGCCGAGCCAGACTATGCGGGCGTGGTGGTGCCGCTTCGCATCATGACGCCCCGGGGCGTGCTGTCCTTCATCGGCACGACGACGGTGTTCGGCACGCCGGTGGACATCACCCTGGCGGAGCTGGCGATTGAGTCCTTCTTCCCCGCGGACGCGGCGACGGGAGACCTGCTGCGCCGCGCCGCCGCCGAGGCCGCTCGACACTCCGACGCGTGACGGTGCCCGCGACAAGGACGCCCCGCCTCGGCCATAGGGAAACCGGAGCGGGGCGCGGGTACGACGACCGCGATGGATTATCGAAAGCTCTATTTCCTGAATACTCAGAAAGTAACGACTCCGTAAAGACTTTGTTGGGGCCCGCACGCCCCGCCTGGTTGCTCCGAGGGCGGGCGTGAATCGGGTGGCGGCGGCGGACATAGCTTTTCGGGAGGGGAGTCACCGCCCTTCCATCACCGCCGATGTCCGGCAGGGGGAATCCCATGCACGAGCCGCCACCCGCCGCGCCTGGCCAGGACGCGACTGCGCCCGTGCGGGGCAGCGTCCCCTGGCATTCCCTTCCCGCTGAGAGAGTCTTCGAGCACCTGGGCAGCGGACCCATGGGACTGACGGACGAGCAGGCGCGCGAGCGGCTCTCCCGCCACGGGCCCAATGTCCTGGAGCGACAGAAGGGCGAGGGGCCGCTGAAGCTGTTGTGGCGTCAGGTGAACAGTCCGTTCATCTGGGTGCTCATCGTGTCGGCGGTGTTGGCGGTGGTGATGGGGAAGGTGACGGACGGGCTCGTGGTGGCCGCCGTGGTGGTGCTCAACACGCTCATCGGCTTCGTGCAGGAGTTCCGCGCGGGCAAGGCCATCGAGGCGCTCAGCCGGATGGTGCCGCAGAACGCGACGGTGGTGCGCGCGGGCCACAAGCGCGCGGTGCCCGCCGCGGAGCTGGTGCCCGGGGACGTGGTGGAGATTGCCGCGGGGGACAAGGTGCCCGCGGACATGCGGCTGGTGGGCTCGCGCAACCTCCAGGTGGAGGAGGCCGCGCTCACGGGCGAGTCCGTGCCGGCGGCGAAGCAGTCCTCGGTGGTGGAGGAGGACGCGGAGTTGGGGGACAGGACGAGCGTCGTCTTCGGCGGCACGCTGGTGACGTCGGGGGTGGGGCAGGCCGTGGTCATCGCGACGGGAGGCGCCACGGAGCTGGGGCGCATCTCGGAGATGTTGAGCGAAGCGACGGATTTGCAGACGCCGCTGACGAAGGCGCTCGCGAGCATCGCCATGGTCATCACCGTGGCCATCCTCGTGGTGTCGGTGCTGTTGCTCGGGGTGGGGCTGTGGCGCGGCTATGACATCAGCGAGGCGGTGGTGGTGGCCATCACCCTGGCGGTGGCGGCGATTCCGGAGGGCCTGCCCGCCATCGTCACCATCGCCCTGGCCATCGGCGTGCAGCGCATGGCGGCCCGGCGCGCGGTCATCCGCAAGCTCCCCGCGGTGGAGACGTTGGGCAGCACCACCGTCATCTGCTCGGACAAGACGGGCACGCTCACGCGCAACGAGATGACGGTGCAGGCCTTGTGGACGCCGACGGGGCGCTACACCGTCACCGGCGTGGGGTACGCGCCTCGGGGCGAGCTGCGCCGCGACGGGCCCGCGCTCAGCGAGTCGCTGCTGCCCGAGGACGCGAAGGAGCTGTTGCTCGCCGGCGCGCTGTGCAACGACGCGGCGCTCGAGGGGGCCGACGGCGATTGGCGCATGACGGGCGACCCGACGGAGGGCGCGCTGGTGGTGGCGGCGCAGAAGGCGGGCCTGCGCGTGGAGGAGTCCCGTGCGCGCTTCGCCCGCGTGGACGCCATCCCGTTCGAGTCGGAGAACCAGTTCATGGCCACGCTGCACGACGATGGCCGCGAGGGCCGCGTGCTGCTCCTCAAGGGCGCGCCCGAGGTCGTCCTGGCCCGCTGTGAGCTGGACGGCGCCGTGTCCCGCGAGGCGGTGCTGGAAGAAGTGGAGCGACTGGCGCGGCGGGGCATGCGCGTGCTCGCGGTGGCGTCCCGGCAGGTGCCCGAGGCGAAGGACCAGCTCGCGCTGGAGGACGTGGAGGGCGGGCTGGAGCTGCTGGGCCTGCAGGGGATGATGGACCCTCCGCGCGAGGAGGCCATCGAGGCGGTGCGCGCCTGTCACGAGGCGGGCATCGTCGTGAAGATGATTACCGGCGACCACCTGGCGACGGCGGAGGCCATCGGCGCGAAGCTGGGCCTGCACGAGCCGGGGAGGCCGGGCGTCGCGGGCGCGAAGCTGGGCGCGCTGGATGACGCGCAGCTGGCGCACGTGGCCGAGAGCACGAATGTCTTCGCGCGCGTGGCGCCGGAGCACAAGCTGCGCCTGGTGCGCGCGCTCCAGGCGCGAGGGCACGTGGTGGCGATGACGGGTGACGGGGTGAACGACGCGCCCGCGCTCAAGCAGGCGAACATCGGCGTGGCGATGGGAATCACCGGGACGGCGGTGTCCAAGGAGGCGGCGGACATCGTGCTCACGGATGACAACTTCGCCTCCATCGCGGCGGCGGTGGAGGAGGGGCGGCGCGTCTACGACAACCTCATCAAGTCGCTCGCCTTCGTGCTGCCCACCAACCTGGGGCTCGCGCTCATCCTGTTGTGCGGTGTGGCGTTCTTCCCCATCCAGGACATCGGCGGGAAGGCGGTGCCGCTGATGGCGATGCTGCCCACGCAGCTGCTCTGGATAAACCTGGTGGCCACGGTGTCGCTCGCGCTGCCGCTGGCGTTCGAGGCGCGTGAGCCGGACGTGATGCGCAGGAGGCCGCGTCGACCTGACGCGCCGGTGCTCAGTCACTTCGTGGTGATGCGCACGGGGCTGGTCGCGTTGTTGATGGCGGCGGGGGCCATCGGCCTGTTCCTCTGGGAGTACTCGCGCGAGGTGCCGGCGGTGGGGCACGCGCGGGCGCTGGCCGAGGCGCAGACGATGGCGGTGAACACCGTCATCAGCTTCCAGATTTTCTACATGGTGATGTGCCGCACCCTCACCGGCTCGGTGCGCAAGGTGGGCCTGTTCAGCAACCCCACGGTGTTCATGGGCATTGGCGCGCTGGTGCTGCTGCAGCTCGCCTTCATGTACGTGCCCTTCATGCGGAGCGTCTTCGGCACCGCGCCGCTGTCGCTGGAGGCCATCGGCCTGTCCGTGCTGGTGGGCGCGGTGGTGCTGCCCGCCGTCGGACTGGAGAAGTGGCTGCGCGGGCGCAAGGACGGAGGCGCGGTGCCGCGGCCCCGCGCTCGCGAGCGGGAGGACGAGGAGCACACGCCGCCGACGGGGCGCCGCGAGCGGCTGCCCGCGTGACGTCAGCGCTCCGAGCGGACTTCACGCGCGGCGGCGTCCGGGAGCGAGGGGTCCTCCGGCTCGTACACGATGTGGCAGCGGTCCAGCTTCGGCCCACAGGCGTGGTCCAGGTCCGCGCGCGTGTCGCAGCCGGGACGCTCCTCACAGGTGTCCGGTAGGAACGCCCAGACGAACTGGAGCACGTTGCCCCGACGTCCCTCGGGCAGCGCGGCGAGGAAGTCCTCGCGCCAGGTCTCGAACAGCTTCGCCAGGTGCACCGTGTCGCGGTCCAGGCGCACGTGGCGCTTGTCGCCCACGAACCGGCGGCTGGCCTCGTTCAGCTGCGCGTCGAGGAACTCGGGCTGGAAGTGGGTGCTGTCCATGCGAGGCCCACCGCGCGTGGCCTGGAACAGCGCCAGGTGGATGCGCGGGTCGGCGTACTCACGGGCGAGGACGCGGTGGTGCAGCGACCACAGCGTCATGCGCTGCCCGCCCACGGGCCACGAGCGCCCCCAATAGAAACGCCCCTGCACGCTCTCCAGATAGGGATACCCATCCACCACCTGCTGGAGCACCAGCGCGTGGTAGGCATTGAGCCAGAAGGCCAGCGCGTCCTCCGCCGTCGGGAACACCTCCGGACGGTTGTGCGGCGAGAACGAGGCCAGTGATTCGACGAAGCGGTCCAGCTCCGCGCGCTCACGGCCGATGGAGGAGAAGTCCACGTTCCCATCCGCGCGCACGTGCCGGAGCACCTTCTCGTAGCCCTGATAGTGGAAGGGCTCCGACGCGGACGGCACGGAGGCCGGCAGCAGGCCCTGCACATACAGCGCGGCCGACGCCACCAGCGTGCTCGCGACGGCGAACACCACGGCGGGCACCAGGAGGCGGCGACGGGAGGGCAGGGGAGCGTCCACGGGAGCGCGCAGCATAGACCAGGGCCGCGCCGCCCCGCTGCGGTCCACCGCTCTCCCGCCAGGAGGGTGGCCCGCCTACAGCGTCCGACGCTGTCCCGACGCCGAGGACTCCGCGAAGGTGTCCAGAATCCGATGCAGCTTCAACGCATACGTGAAGTCGGGCGCCAGCGACGTGCCCTCGTCCCAGTCCCGAGCGAAGGCCGTGTAGAGCTGGCCCGTCTGGTACGCGTCATCCGTGAGCGAGCCCTGCGGACCCC
It encodes the following:
- a CDS encoding mannose-1-phosphate guanylyltransferase is translated as MALYPVIMAGGSGTRFWPLSRQARPKQFLPLASKLPLITDTAQRLKGLATVKNTFIVCGPLHAKAALKLVKGLPKPNLLVEPVARNTAPAIALAAVQVAARDPKGVMVVLPSDHHVADVPGFKRVLEQAARIAEGGHIVTLGIQPNRPETGYGYIQVGDALGGGGRAVKAFKEKPDTDTAKAYVSSGEYLWNGGIFVFRADVILAAFAQHMPEMKKGLKALSDAAGKRTFGAVLKKVFPKLPSISIDYGVMEKASNIAVLPGDFGWSDVGSFAAIPEVRPADAHGNVISGDLAVVVDCKGCIVLADKRPLSVVGLTDVVVVDSGDAVLVVPREKSQDVRKVVEALKARKLQKYL
- a CDS encoding protein kinase domain-containing protein, whose translation is MACSHCAVEHPVGSVCPRAPSLEGQRHGPLVLGAPLGSGALGTVYLAEHTPTGHRFAVKVLHPHLAAQPVVRSRFLMEARALRSLKHRHVARVLDARLGPAGLPCMLMEHAEGEPFSKLPMPLAPAEVVLVLAQALCALEVAHAQGRVHGGLSADSLVLTWDSRGERRVKVLGFGSREVLTASLSREERACGMVVGSPAFLAPEQWAQDAVDGRTDIYALGVVGYLLATGRLPFGFGRVGALSPAAPHELNPRVPRALSDVLLRALSQRPSERYPDAVCFREALLDSQGIGRVRPAPPQRTRTSRGSISLFGHILPEDDATPLHRALREVAYEQVPTAELTPPKMESPRGLLVRLGLATDAELVPVRLGDVTVDGFFATWAGVLPPLASQLPVELTFRGRKVACDCDVVRHVTREEARTWNGESGLHVQFAGDAARELLAHALGLGKGPSALEAEPVPDAELARVLSRAAVVEKDPYALLGALPHEDFEAVRRRATSALRRLNLFRQRTLPLGQRQALEALLRRVEAAGRMLGDAVSRAGYDATRGNLAGVARCLDAGLADEQAEVMRGAFLAARPLAESRARALFTQGHALEVRGQHDAALERYAEALALDPLNASWLRHYQALRGQARHEVPLSVEGAGVEAVAH
- a CDS encoding phosphomannomutase/phosphoglucomutase, encoding MNAHIFREYDIRGLVDKDLTAEVVELLGKGLGTIIRRNGGRFIAVGRDCRESSTRFRDSLCAGLTSTGLNVFDVGVVPTPLTYFAANTLPVDGLAMITGSHNPPEYNGFKIGAGKTTFHSHEIQALRRLIEARDFEVSATPGTVTPFDIITPYNHFVRQTVKVGRKGMKIVIDAGNGTGGAIAVPLFESMGFDVVPLFCEMDATFPNHHPDPTVVENLQDLIAAVKREKAEVGIAYDGDSDRIGVIDDQGNILWGDQLMVLFSRYVLKDSPGAAIVGEVKCSYTLYDDIAKRGGKPVMWKAGHSLIKAKMKEEHAELAGEMSGHIFFKNRYFGFDDAVYSSARLLEILTHEKQKMSELLADVPKTYASPELRFDTKEEKKFEMVKRATETLRAAGHDIIDVDGVRVTFPDGWGLIRASNTQPILVLRFEANTPERLKEIQALIEGTVAQVQREVGG
- a CDS encoding NADPH-dependent FMN reductase — its product is MSAPRILAIAGSLRTGGFNQKLLALGVEKARALGADVDVVDLKTLGVPLYDGDVEAQGMPPSVVALRERVAKAQGFLISSPEYNSSIPGGLKNTIDWASRAPGRLFQGKWTALMGASPGNFGTARMQPHLRQVMSSVGALVLPTQVHLARAAEAFTPEGRFKDDARQQEVEALVTELVQRVKG
- a CDS encoding ROK family protein, whose amino-acid sequence is MPTLGIDLGGTFARAAVVDEAGKMLASTKVALDERSPSGVVETIARAASEAVKSAGVPVDGCGVGAAAQIHKDSGVLSVAPNLGWRNVPLGQMLTDRLKQPVKVVNDLSAAAWGELHAGAGRGAQDLLVVFVGSGVGSAIVAGGRLLEGAGGVAAELGHIKVVPDGRRCGCGEQGCLEAYTGGHNLIAQSKELLVAGRAPVLAKLVEDDASRLTPVSLEQAAEAGDEAAREVYERAARFLALAVANQVTVLNPARLILGGGVLNHCPGMRRRVLDGVRAWASQTSREGLLIADAELGDDSGLIGAALLAA
- the tpx gene encoding thiol peroxidase, coding for MAEFKDQVTYRGKPVTLEGDRQVQVGDLAPDFTVYKGFYESHRLSELKGQVVVLSVAPSVDTKVCAIQLRMFNQQATQLGPDVKVWYLSLDLPFALNRFSAAEGIQNVAVLSDYKDRDFARKYGLYMKELGLLARSTFVVDREGRVVFREVVPEMMHEPDYDAALEAVRKAL
- a CDS encoding helix-turn-helix domain-containing protein; the encoded protein is MMMPSRPVGELLREWRQRRSLSQLDLACRAEVSARHVSFLETGRSTPSRDMLLHLAEELDVPLRERNTLLMAAGFAPVYSENELDGPRMTAAREAVELVLSGHEPYPALAVDRHWHLVTANRAVGVLLEGIPGELLQPPVNVLRLSLHPDGLGRRILNLEQWRTHVLARLQRQVSTTADATLAELLEELRGMGPVPDGAAEPDYAGVVVPLRIMTPRGVLSFIGTTTVFGTPVDITLAELAIESFFPADAATGDLLRRAAAEAARHSDA